A single genomic interval of Helianthus annuus cultivar XRQ/B chromosome 13, HanXRQr2.0-SUNRISE, whole genome shotgun sequence harbors:
- the LOC110868623 gene encoding receptor-like kinase LIP1: MSFMKDFDHLKIQMKDVVSATNNFDPTRVIGFGGFGKVYKGELSSPEGQITFAFKHLDRRLGQGDIEFWKEIMMLSKYKHKNLVTLMHFCIEDDEMILVYEYASRGSLDRYLSDASTLTWTQRLKISVGVAHGLQFLHDPKDSQQRVIHRDIKSANILLDDDWTAKVSDFGLSKVGPANQAHTYMVSYGVGMPGYCDPLYMELGFLSKESDVYSFGVVLFEILCGRLCYESCNREQTKILVPKWRRYYDEKRLDEIILPDLREQMDPGSLESFSAIAYQCVKKVREERPTMAEIVKELEFSLEQQEIFENVPILESSHSQMYQSLDDDRPLNIKPRFHDRADDDCSQSTPFRDEFDDSEGSNFVSEMEDFKTPNLDKVTEASSSQDSGSGGQRRLWVKERSKTMWEHYNSDECPDEEFKKVFRMSKVTFDMICDELDSHVSKNDVDPPSVITVRLRVAVCLYRLATGDPLRKVSNVFGLGKSTCHKLVLEVCDAIVTVLMPKFIQWPNKERLEDIKTEFGSISGIPDICGSIYTTHISVIAPKTNMAAYFNKKHTERYQKISYSITIQGVVDSRGVFIDVCIGYPGSMPVAKILEKSALSQRFNSGQLKNISILGGSNYPLLDWLLVPHNNQNKTWREHLINEKHGVVQRIAKDAFMRLKGRWAYLQKRTEVKLEKLPRVLGACCVLHNICEINNEAMDEDLIEV, translated from the exons ATGTCTTTCATGAAAGATTTTGATCACCTTAAAATTCAAATGAAAGATGTAGTATCAGCCACCAACAACTTTGATCCCACCAGGGTGATCGGCTTTGGTGGATTCGGAAAAGTGTATAAAGGAGAACTCTCTTCCCCAGAGGGACAAATCACCTTCGCTTTTAAGCATTTAGATCGAAGACTAGGGCAGGGGGACATAGAGTTTTGGAAGGAAATCATGATGCTTTCCAAATACAAACATAAAAATTTAGTCACCCTTATGCACTTTTGCATCGAGGACGATGAGATGATCCTCGTGTATGAGTATGCTTCTCGTGGAAGCCTCGATCGGTATTTGTCTGATGCTAGTACTCTCACTTGGACCCAACGCTTGAAGATAAGTGTCGGGGTTGCACATGGGCTACAGTTCTTACATGATCCTAAGGACTCACAACAAAGAGTTATTCATCGAGACATCAAAAGCGCAAACATTCTTTTGGATGACGACTGGACAGCTAAAGTTTCCGATTTTGGATTGTCAAAAGTTGGCCCTGCTAACCAAGCGCACACATATATGGTCTCCTATGGTGTTGGCATGCCTGGGTATTGTGATCCGTTATATATGGAGTTGGGTTTCCTATCAAAAGAGTCTGACGTGTATTCTTTTGGAGTTGTGttgtttgaaattttgtgtgggAGATTATGCTATGAGTCTTGTAATCGTGAGCAGACTAAAATTTTAGTACCTAAATGGAGACGATATTATGATGAAAAAAGATTAGATGAGATTATTCTTCCTGATCTAAGAGAACAAATGGATCCAGGCTCTTTGGAATCATTTTCAGCAATTGCTTATCAATGTGTGAAAAAAGTTCGAGAAGAGCGGCCCACCATGGCTGAGATCGTTAAAGAACTTGAGTTTTCACTCGAACAACAG GAGATTTTTGAAAACGTACCCATACTTGAAAGCAGCCATAGTCAAATGTATCAATCACTAGATGATGATCGTCCTCTCAATATTAAACCAAG ATTTCATGACCGGGCCGATGACGATTGCTCTCAGTCAACCCCCTTCAGAGATGAATTTGATGATTCAGAAG GTTCGAATTTTGTTTCCGAAATGGAAGATTTCAAGACCCCAAATTTGGACAAAGTTACGGAGGCGAGTTCTAGCCAGGACAGTGGCAGTGGAGGACAGCGGCGGTTGTGGGTAAAAGAAAGATCGAAGACGATGTGGGAGCATTACAATAGCGACGAATGTCCAGACGAGGAATTTAAAAAAGTTTTCCGAATGAGTAAAGTGACGTTTGATATGATCTGTGACGAGTTAGATTCACATGTCAGTAAAAATGACGTCGATCCCCCTTCGGTTATTACAGTTCGTCTTCGGGTCGCAGTTTGCTTATACCGTTTAGCAACTGGTGATCCTTTGCGAAAAGTATCAAATGTATTTGGGCTAGGTAAATCTACATGCCACAAACTAGTCCTTGAAGTATGTGACGCGATTGTAACAGTCCTAATGCCCAAGTTCATACAATGGCCCAATAAGGAACGTCTTGAAGACATTAAAACTGAATTCGGGTCAATCTCAGGCATACCCGACATTTGTGGATCAATATACACCACCCACATCTCCGTAATCGCACCAAAAACCAACATGGCTGCATATTTTAACAAAAAACACACCGAGCGATATCAAAAAATATCATACTCAATCACGATCCAAGGTGTGGTTGACTCACGAGGCGTCTTCATCGATGTGTGTATCGGCTACCCTGGCTCAATGCCCGTTGCCAAAATATTGGAAAAATCAGCTCTTTCGCAAAGATTCAATAGTGGTCAATTAAAAAACATATCAATACTGGGCGGTTCCAACTACCCACTACTAGACTGGCTTTTGGTGCCGCACAACAATCAAAATAAAACATGGAGAGAGCATTTAATTAACGAGAAACATGGTGTGGTACAAAGGATAGCAAAAGATGCATTTATGAGATTAAAAGGGAGATGGGCATATTTACAAAAAAGGACAGAAGTCAAGCTTGAAAAATTGCCAAGGGTTTTAGGGGCATGTTGTGTTTTGCACAACATTTGTGAGATCAACAATGAGGCCATGGATGAGGATTTAATTGAAGTTTGA
- the LOC110868622 gene encoding uncharacterized protein LOC110868622, giving the protein MLNFQLDLLLVCCLRLFLVIHNFGKNPDQGERVSGDGGVAAVDDAKPASARSNTVWWQIGFEDINLKLKTVDGNSSLRYCTGELSRSPSDSDRRKEYTGVENRHLRLMRSPIQRLKAIRQSFAG; this is encoded by the exons ATGTTAAATTTTCAGTTAGATCTGCTCTTGGTATGTTGTTTGAGACTATTTTTGGTAATACATAATTTCGGCAAGAATCCGGACCAAG GCGAACGAGTCTCTGGAGACGGTGGAGTTGCAGCGGTAGACGACGCCAAACCGGCCTCTGCTCG ATCTAACACAGTGTGGTGGCAGATTGGATTTGAagatataaatttaaaattgaaGACCGTGGATGGTAATTCATCA CTGCGGTACTGTACCGGAGAGTTGAGCCGCTCACCATCCGATTCGGATCGTCGAAAGGAATACACCGGAGTTGAGAACCGACATCTCCG GTTGATGCGTTCACCGATACAGCGTTTAAAGGCAATCCGGCAGTCGTTTGCTGGTTAG
- the LOC110868621 gene encoding dnaJ homolog subfamily C member 2, which translates to MTSRATVHLITYSNELVNGEAIYVSSNSLPIKSTRFEPAGHSFHDVALKLRGYYEEENVPSDDENLPKDKENDYMQSSDSYSSKGKKKSGDKTAQQDHYALLGLGHLRYLATEEQIRKSYRETALRHHPDKQAALLLGEETEAAKQAKKDEIENHFKAIQEAYEVLMDPTRRRIYDSTDEFDDEIPTDCSPQDFFKVFGPAFMRNGRWSVSQPIPMLGDDNTPLKEVDAFYDFWFAFKSWREFPHEDEYDLEQAESRDHKRWMERQNAKLSEKARKEEHVRIRSLVDNAYKRDPRILRRKETLKAEKQKKKEAKFMAKKQQEEEAARIAEENRRKKEEEDRLAAVAASNQKKQKEKEKKLLRKERTRLRTVSTAVVSDNSLTISQDEVENLCMSLDMLQLQNLCDGMERKEGDSQSQAELLKQAISSDHVEKDHATKNSQQNGSAKVKVNGSVSTSSFEKKEKEKPWGKEEIELLRKGIVKYPKGTSRRWEVISEYIGTGRSVEEILKATKTVLLQKPDNAKAFDSFLEKRKPTVTISSPLTTREEVVGTSSTVTPTPAQPDVVPVPPKPSQATEKVEPVGSSSDPDAWSAVQETALVQALKTFPKETNQRWERVAAAVPGKTVNQCKKQFALLKEKFRNKKSNQSG; encoded by the coding sequence ATGACGTCTCGTGCAACTGTTCATCTCATTACTTATTCAAACGAGCTTGTAAATGGTGAAGCAATTTACGTTTCCTCAAACAGTCTTCCAATAAAGTCTACACGTTTCGAACCTGCCGGTCATTCTTTTCATGATGTCGCACTTAAGCTCCGCGGCTATTACGAGGAAGAAAACGTCCCCAGTGACGATGAGAATCTGCCTAAAGACAAAGAAAACGACTATATGCAATCATCGGATTCATATAGCAGCAAAGGTAAAAAGAAATCTGGTGACAAAACGGCCCAACAAGATCATTACGCGTTATTGGGCTTGGGTCATTTACGGTATCTTGCAACCGAGGAGCAAATTAGAAAGAGTTATCGTGAAACCGCTTTGCGACATCACCCTGACAAACAAGCGGCTCTTCTTCTCGGAGAAGAAACCGAAGCTGCAAAACAAGCGAAAAAAGACGAAATCGAAAACCATTTCAAAGCCATTCAAGAAGCGTACGAAGTGTTAATGGACCCAACACGGAGAAGAATTTACGACTCGACAGACGAATTCGACGATGAGATTCCTACCGATTGCTCGCCGCAAGACTTCTTTAAGGTGTTCGGACCGGCGTTTATGAGAAATGGGCGGTGGTCGGTGAGTCAACCGATCCCGATGCTAGGAGATGACAATACCCCGCTTAAAGAAGTCGACGCGTTTTACGATTTTTGGTTTGCGTTCAAAAGTTGGAGAGAGTTTCCGCATGAAGACGAGTACGATCTTGAACAAGCAGAATCACGTGACCATAAACGATGGATGGAACGACAAAACGCAAAGCTTTCGGAAAAGGCGAGAAAAGAAGAGCACGTGAGGATACGTTCTCTCGTAGACAACGCGTATAAACGGGACCCGAGGATTTTACGGAGAAAGGAAACGTTAAAAGCGGAGAAACAGAAGAAGAAAGAAGCGAAGTTTATGGCGAAGAAACAACAAGAGGAAGAAGCTGCGAGAATCGCGGAAGAAAATCGACGTAAGAAAGAAGAAGAGGATAGACTGGCGGCTGTAGCCGCTTCAaatcaaaagaaacaaaaagaaaaagaaaagaaattgttACGAAAAGAACGAACACGTCTTCGAACTGTTTCAACCGCTGTGGTGTCTGATAATTCACTTACTATTAGTCAGGATGAGGTGGAAAACTTATGTATGTCACTTGACATGTTACAACTACAAAATTTATGTGACGGTATGGAACGAAAAGAAGGCGATAGTCAAAGTCAAGCCGAGCTTCTAAAGCAGGCAATTAGCTCGGACCATGTTGAGAAAGATCATGCGACGAAAAACAGTCAACAAAATGGGTCtgcgaaagtcaaagtcaacggaAGTGTTTCTACAAGCAGTTtcgagaaaaaggagaaagagaaACCATGGGGGAAAGAAGAGATCGAGCTTTTGCGTAAAGGAATCGTGAAGTATCCGAAAGGAACGTCTAGAAGATGGGAGGTGATATCGGAATACATCGGAACCGGACGGTCTGTCGAGGAGATTTTAAAAGCAACGAAAACTGTTCTTTTACAAAAACCGGACAACGCTAAGGCGTTCGATTCGTTTCTCGAGAAAAGAAAACCAACAGTTACGATTTCATCTCCGCTTACGACTAGAGAGGAAGTCGTGGGGACATCTTCTACGGTTACACCGACACCGGCCCAACCCGATGTGGTTCCGGTTCCACCGAAACCGAGCCAAGCCACGGAAAAAGTGGAGCCGGTCGGGTCAAGTTCGGACCCGGATGCGTGGTCTGCTGTGCAGGAAACGGCTCTGGTTCAAGCGTTAAAGACATTCCCTAAGGAAACTAACCAGCGTTGGGAGCGCGTTGCTGCTGCGGTTCCCGGGAAAACGGTTAACCAATGCAAGAAGCAGTTTGCGTTGCTCAAGGAGAAGTTTAGAAACAAGAAAAGTAATCAAAGCGGGTGA